Proteins from a genomic interval of Synechococcus sp. A15-28:
- the menA gene encoding 2-carboxy-1,4-naphthoquinone phytyltransferase: MVKPQAVASRYAERRLLWKAAIKWPMYSVAVMPVLLAAGWRLGAVGSLRWTQLFGFLLAAILLLLWENLSNDVFDAATGVDTTGKPHSVVNLTGRRDRVALGATSALALGLLLMGWLAWSSSWTVLALVLVCCGLGFVYQGPPFRLGYRGLGEPLCWLAFGPFATAAALMVLQPRGVTSIPWETAWMLGSGPALATSLVLFCSHFHQVEEDAAHGKRSPVVRLGTGRAAALVPWFVALTLALEWLPVLNGDWPFTVLLSGLGLPAGLALIRLMRRCHDQPDRISGSKFLALRFQAWNGLGLAFGLALGGL, translated from the coding sequence ATGGTTAAGCCGCAGGCTGTCGCATCCCGTTACGCCGAACGGCGTTTGCTGTGGAAAGCCGCGATCAAGTGGCCGATGTATTCCGTGGCGGTGATGCCGGTACTGCTGGCGGCGGGGTGGCGCCTCGGTGCCGTTGGATCGCTGCGCTGGACGCAGTTGTTCGGGTTTCTGTTGGCGGCCATCCTGCTGCTGCTGTGGGAGAACCTCAGCAACGATGTGTTTGATGCGGCCACGGGTGTCGACACCACCGGCAAACCCCACTCCGTGGTGAACCTCACCGGACGGCGGGACCGGGTGGCGCTGGGGGCGACCTCCGCCTTGGCCCTGGGGTTGTTGTTGATGGGTTGGTTGGCCTGGAGCAGCAGCTGGACGGTGTTGGCCCTGGTGTTGGTGTGCTGCGGACTGGGTTTCGTGTATCAGGGCCCGCCATTCCGCCTTGGCTATCGCGGCTTGGGTGAGCCCCTGTGCTGGCTGGCATTTGGGCCTTTTGCCACCGCAGCGGCCCTGATGGTGTTGCAGCCCAGGGGGGTGACGTCGATTCCTTGGGAAACCGCCTGGATGCTGGGGTCAGGGCCGGCCCTGGCCACCAGCCTGGTGCTGTTTTGCTCACATTTTCATCAGGTGGAGGAGGATGCGGCCCACGGCAAACGTTCACCGGTGGTGCGTCTCGGCACAGGACGGGCTGCGGCGTTGGTGCCCTGGTTTGTGGCTTTGACGCTGGCGCTGGAGTGGCTTCCGGTTCTGAACGGAGACTGGCCTTTCACCGTGTTGCTGAGCGGTCTGGGGCTTCCGGCGGGTCTGGCTTTGATCCGATTGATGCGGCGTTGCCATGACCAGCCCGACCGCATCAGCGGGAGCAAGTTTCTGGCCCTGCGGTTCCAGGCCTGGAACGGCCTGGGTCTGGCGTTTGGACTGGCCCTGGGGGGGCTGTGA
- a CDS encoding isochorismate synthase: MSADCSFSSVLEASRQGWMAAGGEDTLLSLALPLDGIDPLQALPVLADQAPFQMLMDGAPGLCLAAAGSCQQLELDGARRFELAQRFADLSLSRLVDTRPVCPAQARPRVVLRFRFFDQVGEHHHGVMHPPAVEAVLPRWQLTRQGRRGWLRLNGVVNATAEARNLAEQLWLKWEQLQKELPQVASSRSPTQLTNGNTEHWKQRYSRAVERGIDLVNKGELHKLVLAVRHTIDLDTHFNPLPLLQRLRRQQAGSCRFLWQRNADDAFFGASPERLLSLRGGWLRSDALAGTAGEGDDGNQLLRSDKDRREHELVVDTLTNQLLQMGLTPCRRRLPQLARHGQLTHLHTPITAEVQERPVLRLAEQLHPTPAVAGLPRREAMAWLRTLEPFERGNYAAPIGWIDNQGDAELRVAIRCGHARGHQMEFTAGAGLVRGSCPDREMQEVDLKLQVLIKEFDAATIFNVRNA; encoded by the coding sequence ATGTCGGCTGATTGTTCGTTCAGCAGTGTTCTCGAGGCCTCCCGGCAGGGCTGGATGGCCGCAGGAGGAGAGGACACGCTGCTCAGCCTGGCCCTGCCCCTCGATGGCATTGACCCGCTTCAGGCCCTGCCGGTGCTGGCAGATCAAGCCCCGTTCCAGATGCTCATGGACGGTGCCCCAGGGCTTTGTCTGGCGGCTGCCGGGTCCTGCCAGCAACTGGAACTGGACGGTGCACGTCGTTTCGAACTGGCCCAGCGCTTCGCCGATCTCAGCCTCAGCCGTCTGGTGGACACCAGGCCCGTCTGCCCCGCCCAGGCCAGGCCAAGGGTGGTGCTGCGCTTCCGATTCTTCGATCAGGTCGGGGAACACCACCACGGAGTCATGCACCCCCCAGCTGTCGAGGCGGTGCTGCCCCGCTGGCAGCTCACCCGTCAGGGACGCCGTGGCTGGCTCCGCCTCAATGGGGTCGTCAACGCCACCGCCGAAGCCCGGAATCTGGCCGAACAGCTCTGGCTCAAATGGGAACAACTTCAGAAAGAGCTGCCCCAAGTCGCGTCCAGTCGATCACCGACGCAGCTGACCAACGGCAACACAGAGCATTGGAAACAGCGCTACAGCCGTGCTGTCGAACGAGGCATCGATCTGGTTAACAAGGGGGAACTGCACAAGCTGGTGCTGGCGGTGCGGCACACCATTGATCTGGACACGCACTTCAATCCCTTGCCCCTGCTGCAGCGACTGAGGCGTCAGCAGGCCGGAAGCTGCCGCTTTCTATGGCAGCGGAACGCAGACGACGCTTTTTTCGGCGCCTCCCCAGAACGTCTGCTGAGCCTGAGGGGTGGCTGGCTGCGCAGCGATGCCCTCGCCGGAACCGCAGGCGAGGGCGATGACGGAAACCAACTGCTGCGCTCTGACAAAGATCGTCGTGAACATGAGCTGGTGGTGGACACGCTCACCAACCAGCTGTTGCAGATGGGACTGACACCCTGTCGCCGCCGCCTGCCGCAGCTGGCCCGCCACGGCCAACTCACCCATCTGCACACCCCGATCACGGCTGAGGTGCAGGAAAGGCCAGTGCTCAGGCTGGCAGAACAGCTGCATCCGACCCCTGCCGTCGCTGGCTTGCCACGACGGGAAGCCATGGCCTGGTTGCGCACGCTCGAACCCTTCGAGCGAGGCAACTATGCGGCACCTATTGGCTGGATTGATAACCAAGGTGATGCAGAGCTTCGTGTCGCCATTCGCTGCGGCCACGCCCGAGGACATCAGATGGAGTTCACAGCCGGCGCAGGGCTCGTTCGCGGCTCATGCCCGGATCGGGAAATGCAAGAAGTAGATCTAAAATTACAAGTTCTGATTAAGGAATTTGACGCAGCAACAATTTTTAATGTCAGAAATGCCTGA
- a CDS encoding aldo/keto reductase, with amino-acid sequence MKYRLLGRSGLRVSEMCLGCGTLGTNWGDLGANQEESNKILEGFANAGGNYLDTSNRYQESQSEQWVGDFIQRERDFFVVGTKYSLGDGAADFNGVGKPTNQKDPNNRGNHRKNLRRSVEGSLKRLKTDYIDVLWLHIWDYTTPFDEIVLSVNDLIKEGKVLYAGLSSVPAWQVSRMNTYADYHGLHPFIALQNEWSLVERSHEPEYLPMCKELDIGMTCWSPLHGGLLSGKYTTDSVDPSIPNRVLPHVKDSSQFWYEATQRNLAILKELQPIVDEIGEPWTAFALRWLMQQKETVTIPIFSVRTAKQLTDALRATEFELSDEQMAKINAISSPAITSPYPAFGAYPYTMLEYGSPALPNFFSRALLYGETEAMIENHRVPHPYQFQMEG; translated from the coding sequence ATGAAGTATCGCCTTCTCGGTAGGTCAGGACTACGCGTTTCCGAAATGTGCCTCGGGTGTGGCACGCTCGGGACCAATTGGGGAGATTTAGGGGCCAATCAAGAAGAGTCCAATAAGATCCTCGAAGGCTTCGCCAATGCAGGTGGAAACTATCTGGACACCTCAAACCGATATCAAGAATCGCAGTCAGAGCAGTGGGTCGGTGACTTCATTCAAAGAGAAAGAGATTTCTTTGTTGTCGGAACGAAATATTCCCTGGGTGATGGCGCAGCAGATTTCAATGGTGTTGGCAAGCCAACCAATCAAAAAGACCCGAACAACCGCGGTAATCACCGCAAAAACCTGAGGCGATCGGTGGAGGGCAGCTTGAAGCGCCTGAAAACTGATTACATCGACGTCCTTTGGCTTCACATCTGGGATTACACAACCCCATTTGATGAAATCGTCCTGAGTGTCAATGATCTCATCAAAGAAGGCAAAGTCCTCTATGCAGGCTTGTCCAGTGTGCCTGCGTGGCAGGTCTCACGCATGAACACCTATGCCGATTATCACGGTCTGCACCCGTTCATTGCACTACAAAATGAGTGGAGCCTGGTCGAGCGGTCGCACGAACCAGAATACCTGCCCATGTGCAAAGAACTCGACATTGGAATGACCTGCTGGTCCCCACTTCACGGTGGACTTTTATCGGGTAAATACACCACCGATTCCGTGGATCCCTCAATTCCGAATCGAGTACTACCGCACGTCAAGGACAGCAGTCAATTCTGGTACGAAGCAACCCAGAGGAACCTGGCCATCCTGAAAGAACTTCAACCCATCGTGGACGAAATTGGAGAGCCATGGACTGCATTTGCGCTGCGCTGGCTGATGCAACAAAAGGAGACCGTCACGATTCCGATTTTCTCAGTACGCACCGCTAAGCAACTCACTGATGCATTGCGAGCTACAGAATTTGAACTCAGTGACGAACAAATGGCAAAAATCAATGCCATCTCATCACCTGCGATCACATCGCCGTACCCGGCCTTTGGCGCTTACCCATACACGATGCTTGAGTACGGAAGCCCAGCACTCCCCAACTTCTTCTCAAGGGCACTGCTTTATGGAGAGACCGAGGCAATGATTGAAAACCACCGTGTTCCTCATCCCTATCAGTTTCAGATGGAGGGCTGA
- a CDS encoding P44/Msp2 family outer membrane protein produces MKRTSAIIACLATFASPALAGEESESTNWLPGSQPAEAVIEDSESEITPEQIADRIKELEIELIKLKKAAGVYGKGKKIALPKNGIYVQADIGIQQREWSGENGNTQLFFNEGLYGGLAVGYRYDRNFRFAFEYSEMNNDVSDMRAGNGGQLFRDPKNKDVILQDGSSKVSGNGDVKLQSYTLNAYYDLNGFGHERRFRPYLGAGIGLQTSTLKGVTPSFFPFAGLGAEANGASTDPVMTLEAGISYLATDQAEFFLGGKYSFVDGFLLENTDFGNLQPQGSRNWILKTGVRYTF; encoded by the coding sequence ATGAAGCGGACTTCAGCAATCATTGCATGTCTTGCGACGTTTGCTTCACCTGCTCTTGCAGGAGAAGAGTCGGAATCCACAAATTGGCTGCCTGGCTCTCAACCCGCTGAGGCAGTCATTGAGGACTCCGAGTCTGAAATCACACCAGAACAGATTGCTGATCGAATTAAAGAGCTCGAAATTGAGCTGATCAAATTAAAGAAAGCCGCAGGCGTTTACGGAAAAGGCAAAAAGATTGCTTTGCCCAAAAACGGAATTTACGTACAGGCCGATATCGGGATACAACAGCGTGAATGGTCAGGGGAAAATGGCAATACTCAGTTGTTCTTCAACGAGGGCCTCTACGGTGGTCTAGCTGTTGGCTATCGCTACGACCGCAATTTCCGTTTCGCGTTTGAATACTCTGAAATGAATAATGATGTCAGCGATATGCGAGCAGGTAATGGTGGCCAACTCTTCCGAGATCCTAAAAATAAAGATGTCATTCTTCAGGATGGATCGTCTAAAGTTTCCGGTAATGGTGATGTAAAACTGCAAAGCTACACACTAAATGCATATTATGATCTGAATGGGTTTGGTCATGAAAGAAGGTTTAGGCCTTATCTAGGAGCAGGGATTGGTTTACAAACATCAACTTTGAAGGGTGTTACCCCCTCATTTTTCCCATTTGCCGGGTTAGGTGCCGAGGCTAATGGAGCCTCCACCGATCCTGTTATGACACTCGAAGCAGGTATCAGCTATCTCGCAACAGATCAAGCTGAGTTCTTTCTAGGTGGTAAATACTCATTTGTAGACGGTTTTCTGCTAGAAAACACAGATTTTGGTAATTTGCAGCCTCAAGGAAGCCGTAACTGGATCCTGAAAACCGGTGTTCGCTATACCTTCTAA